From a region of the Lentilactobacillus curieae genome:
- the rpsJ gene encoding 30S ribosomal protein S10 → MAKQKIRIRLKAYEHRILDQSAEKIVATAERTGATISGPIPLPTERTIYTVLSSPHKFKDAREQFEILTHKRLIDITNPTPKTVDSLMKLDLPSGVDIEIKL, encoded by the coding sequence ATGGCAAAACAAAAGATTCGTATTCGCTTAAAGGCATATGAGCATCGTATTTTAGATCAATCAGCAGAAAAAATCGTTGCTACGGCAGAAAGAACTGGAGCTACTATTTCAGGTCCAATTCCACTACCTACTGAACGCACAATTTATACTGTTTTGAGTTCACCACATAAGTTTAAGGATGCTCGTGAACAGTTTGAAATTTTGACACATAAGCGTTTAATCGATATTACTAATCCAACACCAAAGACAGTTGACTCATTAATGAAGCTCGACTTGCCAAGCGGTGTGGACATTGAAATTAAGCTATAA
- a CDS encoding prepilin peptidase — MIMSLFAFILGSSLASFLCVVVTRLKRNESIIFPQSHCDNCQTVLHTWELIPVLSYITLRGKCSNCSAKIPKIGFIAEISLGTLFILATHAVSPISAAIIFTWLTLLTLEDLSDQQLYQWETLGFMITASFISPNPFVFIGFIWTLSLIITRINYRERFIGNADIEIVLAFFLIVGNLTTLIIIFIACILALLFLCCLKNYRYKLPFIPFLSIAFIITTTALNIFSEQNFMYKKSIEIISRCFSW, encoded by the coding sequence ATGATTATGTCACTGTTTGCTTTTATTCTCGGAAGCTCCCTCGCGTCGTTTCTATGTGTGGTCGTAACCAGACTCAAGAGGAACGAATCAATTATATTCCCTCAGTCTCATTGTGACAACTGTCAAACAGTATTACACACTTGGGAACTTATTCCAGTACTAAGTTACATAACCCTACGTGGAAAGTGTAGTAATTGCTCGGCTAAAATTCCTAAGATTGGATTCATAGCTGAGATTTCATTAGGCACCCTATTTATTTTAGCAACACACGCAGTCTCTCCTATCAGTGCAGCAATAATTTTCACCTGGCTGACCTTGCTAACTTTAGAAGACCTATCAGATCAACAGTTGTATCAATGGGAGACATTGGGATTTATGATTACGGCAAGTTTCATCAGCCCAAACCCTTTTGTTTTCATCGGATTTATCTGGACCTTATCACTCATTATTACTCGGATTAACTACAGAGAACGTTTTATCGGTAATGCTGATATTGAAATAGTTCTCGCATTTTTCCTCATTGTCGGTAATTTAACCACTCTAATAATTATCTTCATCGCGTGTATCCTGGCGTTGCTGTTTTTGTGTTGTTTGAAAAACTATCGTTATAAGCTACCATTTATTCCATTTTTATCCATCGCGTTTATTATAACTACCACAGCTCTTAACATTTTTTCTGAACAAAATTTTATGTACAAAAAAAGCATCGAGATCATCTCTCGGTGCTTTAGTTGGTAG
- the rpsL gene encoding 30S ribosomal protein S12 produces MPTINQLVRKGRKSRSSKSNAPALNYAYNSYKKKQVNVPAPQKRGVATRVGTMTPKKPNSALRKYARVRLSNLIEVTAYIPGIGHNLQEHSVVLIRGGRVKDLPGVRYHVIRGALDTAGVQDRRQSRSKYGTKKPKE; encoded by the coding sequence ATGCCTACAATTAACCAATTGGTTCGTAAAGGACGTAAATCTAGAAGTTCTAAATCAAATGCACCAGCTTTAAACTATGCTTACAACTCATACAAGAAGAAGCAAGTTAACGTACCTGCTCCTCAAAAACGTGGGGTTGCTACTCGTGTCGGTACTATGACACCAAAGAAGCCTAACTCTGCTTTGCGGAAGTATGCTCGTGTTCGTTTGTCAAACTTGATCGAAGTTACTGCTTACATTCCAGGTATTGGACACAACTTACAAGAACATAGTGTTGTTCTTATTCGTGGTGGCCGTGTAAAGGATTTACCTGGTGTTCGTTATCACGTTATTCGTGGTGCCCTTGATACTGCCGGTGTTCAAGATCGTCGTCAAAGTCGTTCTAAATACGGTACAAAGAAGCCTAAAGAATAA
- the rpoC gene encoding DNA-directed RNA polymerase subunit beta': MVDVNKFESMQIGLASPDKIRSWSYGEVKKPETINYRTLKPEKDGLFDERIFGPTKDWECACGKYKRIRYKGIVCDRCGVEVTRSKVRRERMGHIELAAPVTHIWYFKGIPSRMGLVLDMSPRALEEIIYFASYVVTDPGNTPMEKKQLLSEREYREKKQEYGPRFEAQVGAEAIKTLLKDVDVEKEVAELKEELKDATGQKRTRAVRRLDILEAFVNSGNELSWMVMDTIPVIPPDLRPMVQLEGGRFATSDLNDLYRRVINRNNRLKRLLDLNAPGIIVQNEKRMLQEAVDALIDNGRRGRPVAGPGNRPLKSLSHMLKGKQGRFRQNLLGKRVDYSGRSVIDVGPNLKMNQMGLPVPMAMELFKPFIMKELVGRKLASNIKNAKRKIERQDDDVFSVLDDVIKEHPVLLNRAPTLHRLGIQAFEPVLVSGKAMRLHPLVCEAYNADFDGDQMAIHVPLSDEAQAESRLLMLAAGHILAPKDGKPVVAPSQDMVIGNYYLTMEEVNKIGEGMIFNSPDETDLAFRNGLVHWHTRVGIKVDAYPKKNFTDEQKGKILVTSVGKILFNQILPAGFPYLNEPTETNLNGYLDDKFFLEPGEDINEHLKDAEVIPPFKKGFLSDIIAEVYKQYKVTETSLLLDRMKDLGYDDSTKSGLTVGISDVTELPDKQEIIDNAHKKVGMVTKQFRRGLITDHERYERVIGIWNDAKDDIQGRLMESFDPQNPIFMMSDSGARGNVSNFTQLAGMRGLMAAPNGEIMELPITSNFREGLSVLEMFISTHGARKGMTDTALKTANSGYLTRRLVDVAQDVIVREKDCGTDRGLTISAITEGNEMIEPLYDRIVGRYALKSVKNPKTGEVITPAGVMIDEDMGQAIVDAGIEEVTIRSAFTCNTIHGVCEKCYGRNMATGDEVEVGEAVGTVAAQSIGEPGTQLTMRNFHTGGVAGNADITQGLPRVQEIFEARNPKGKAEISEVTGTVESIEENPAERTKEVTIKGEADTRTYTVPITARMRVVEGDYIHRGAALNEGSVDPKELLKVRDVLSTENYLLHEVQKVYRMQGVEVSDKHVEIMIRQMLRKVRIMDPGDTDVLPGTLVDINDFKESNADAVVSGAVPATGRPVLLGITKAALETNSFLSAASFQETTRVLTDAAIRGKNDPLVGLKENVIIGKLIPAGTGMGDYRGIKPEETGDSSTEGVYSISELEEKMKAEEEQGK, encoded by the coding sequence ATTGGACTAGCATCTCCTGATAAGATCCGTAGTTGGTCTTATGGTGAAGTTAAGAAGCCAGAAACAATCAACTACCGGACATTGAAGCCTGAAAAAGATGGGCTTTTTGATGAAAGAATCTTTGGACCTACCAAAGATTGGGAGTGCGCGTGTGGTAAATACAAGCGAATCCGTTACAAGGGTATCGTCTGTGACCGATGTGGTGTTGAAGTTACTCGTTCAAAAGTCCGTCGTGAACGAATGGGTCATATTGAATTAGCAGCTCCAGTAACTCACATCTGGTACTTCAAAGGAATCCCTAGTCGGATGGGTCTTGTCCTTGACATGAGCCCACGTGCCCTTGAAGAAATTATCTACTTTGCATCATATGTTGTAACTGATCCAGGTAACACACCAATGGAGAAGAAACAACTCTTGTCAGAACGTGAATACCGTGAAAAGAAACAAGAATACGGTCCACGTTTCGAAGCCCAAGTTGGTGCGGAAGCAATTAAGACATTGTTAAAAGATGTCGATGTTGAAAAAGAAGTTGCTGAACTTAAGGAAGAACTTAAAGATGCAACTGGTCAAAAGAGAACTCGTGCCGTAAGACGTTTGGATATCTTGGAAGCATTCGTTAATTCCGGAAATGAACTTTCATGGATGGTAATGGATACAATTCCAGTTATTCCACCTGACTTACGTCCAATGGTTCAACTAGAAGGTGGCCGTTTCGCCACTTCTGATTTGAACGATTTATACCGTCGAGTTATTAACCGTAATAACCGTCTTAAGAGATTGCTTGACCTTAATGCCCCTGGTATTATTGTTCAAAACGAAAAGCGGATGCTTCAAGAAGCCGTTGATGCTTTGATCGATAATGGTCGTCGTGGCCGTCCAGTAGCCGGTCCAGGTAACCGTCCTCTTAAATCTCTTTCACACATGCTTAAGGGTAAGCAAGGACGTTTCCGTCAAAACTTACTTGGTAAGCGTGTTGATTACTCTGGTCGTTCAGTTATCGATGTTGGTCCTAACTTAAAGATGAACCAAATGGGTCTTCCTGTTCCAATGGCTATGGAATTATTCAAGCCATTCATCATGAAGGAACTAGTTGGTCGTAAATTAGCCTCAAACATCAAGAATGCCAAGAGAAAGATTGAACGCCAAGACGACGATGTATTTAGTGTATTGGACGACGTGATCAAGGAACATCCAGTTCTATTGAACCGTGCCCCTACACTTCACCGTTTGGGTATTCAAGCTTTTGAACCAGTATTGGTATCTGGTAAGGCAATGCGTCTTCACCCACTTGTGTGTGAAGCTTATAATGCCGATTTTGATGGTGACCAAATGGCCATCCATGTTCCTTTATCAGATGAGGCTCAAGCAGAATCAAGACTGTTGATGCTTGCTGCTGGTCACATCCTTGCACCTAAGGATGGAAAACCAGTTGTTGCTCCTTCACAAGATATGGTTATTGGTAACTACTACCTAACTATGGAAGAAGTTAACAAGATTGGTGAGGGAATGATTTTCAATTCACCAGATGAGACTGATCTTGCGTTTAGAAATGGTCTTGTTCACTGGCATACTCGTGTTGGTATCAAAGTGGATGCATATCCTAAGAAGAACTTTACTGATGAACAAAAGGGTAAGATCTTAGTTACATCAGTTGGTAAGATTTTGTTCAACCAAATCTTGCCTGCAGGATTCCCATACCTGAATGAACCAACAGAAACTAACTTGAACGGTTACCTAGATGACAAGTTCTTCTTGGAACCTGGTGAGGATATTAATGAGCATCTTAAAGATGCAGAAGTTATTCCTCCATTCAAGAAAGGTTTCTTGAGTGATATCATTGCTGAAGTTTACAAGCAATACAAGGTAACCGAAACTTCACTTCTACTAGATAGAATGAAGGATCTTGGTTACGATGACTCAACTAAATCAGGCTTGACCGTTGGTATCTCTGATGTTACCGAACTACCTGATAAACAAGAAATTATTGACAATGCCCACAAGAAGGTGGGAATGGTTACTAAGCAATTCCGTCGTGGATTGATTACAGATCACGAACGTTATGAACGAGTAATTGGTATCTGGAACGATGCTAAGGACGACATTCAAGGCCGACTCATGGAGAGTTTTGATCCTCAAAACCCTATCTTCATGATGAGTGATTCTGGAGCCCGTGGAAATGTTTCTAACTTTACCCAGCTTGCTGGTATGCGTGGTTTGATGGCTGCTCCTAACGGTGAAATCATGGAATTGCCTATTACTTCGAACTTCCGTGAGGGACTTTCTGTTTTGGAAATGTTCATTTCTACCCATGGTGCTCGTAAAGGTATGACTGATACTGCCCTTAAGACTGCCAACTCAGGTTACTTGACTCGTCGTCTTGTTGATGTGGCTCAAGATGTTATTGTTCGTGAGAAGGACTGTGGTACTGACCGTGGTTTGACTATTAGTGCAATTACTGAAGGTAACGAAATGATTGAACCATTGTACGACCGAATTGTTGGTCGTTACGCATTGAAGTCAGTTAAAAACCCTAAGACTGGTGAAGTTATTACACCAGCTGGAGTTATGATTGATGAAGATATGGGACAAGCTATCGTTGATGCTGGTATTGAAGAAGTTACTATCCGTTCAGCATTTACTTGCAACACCATTCATGGTGTCTGTGAAAAATGTTATGGTCGTAACATGGCTACTGGGGACGAGGTTGAAGTTGGTGAAGCTGTTGGTACTGTCGCAGCTCAATCAATCGGTGAACCTGGTACTCAATTGACTATGCGTAACTTCCATACCGGTGGTGTTGCTGGTAACGCCGATATTACCCAAGGACTTCCTCGTGTTCAAGAAATTTTTGAAGCTCGGAACCCTAAAGGTAAAGCTGAGATTTCTGAGGTTACTGGTACTGTTGAGTCAATCGAAGAAAACCCTGCTGAAAGAACTAAAGAAGTAACTATCAAGGGTGAAGCAGATACAAGAACTTACACTGTTCCAATCACTGCCAGAATGAGAGTTGTCGAAGGTGATTACATTCACCGTGGTGCTGCTCTTAACGAAGGTTCTGTCGATCCTAAGGAACTATTGAAAGTTCGTGATGTGCTTTCAACTGAGAATTACTTACTTCATGAAGTTCAAAAAGTTTATCGGATGCAAGGTGTGGAAGTTTCAGATAAGCACGTGGAAATCATGATTCGTCAAATGCTTCGTAAGGTTAGAATCATGGATCCAGGTGACACTGATGTTCTTCCAGGAACCCTTGTGGATATTAACGACTTTAAGGAAAGTAACGCAGATGCCGTTGTATCTGGTGCTGTTCCTGCTACTGGTCGTCCTGTCTTACTTGGAATTACTAAGGCCGCCCTTGAAACAAACAGTTTCTTGTCAGCCGCATCATTCCAGGAAACTACTCGAGTTCTTACTGATGCCGCAATTCGTGGTAAGAATGACCCACTTGTTGGACTTAAAGAAAATGTTATTATCGGTAAGTTAATCCCAGCCGGAACTGGAATGGGTGACTACCGTGGTATCAAACCAGAAGAAACTGGCGATTCATCAACTGAGGGAGTTTACTCAATCAGCGAACTTGAAGAAAAGATGAAAGCCGAAGAAGAACAAGGCAAGTAA
- the fusA gene encoding elongation factor G, whose protein sequence is MANKREFPLEKTRNIGIMAHIDAGKTTTTERILYYTGKIHKIGETHDGASQMDWMDQEQERGITITSAATTAAWKNHRINIIDTPGHVDFTIEVERSLRVLDGAVAVLDAQAGVEPQTETVWRQASDYDVPRIVFANKMDKLGADFDFSVQSLRDRLQANALAIQMPIGAEDDFEGVIDLVEMKADIYDEDELGSEWDTVDIPDEYKEEAEKRRGQMLEQLADIDDDIMEKYLDGQEISVDEIKAAIRKGTLSLELFPVLAGSAFKNKGVQMMLDAVVDYLPSPLDVKPYSATDPSTDEQVDLVAGDDKPFAALAFKVATDPFVGRLTFIRVYQGTLESGSYVLNATKDKRERVGRLLQMHSNQRQEIPEVFSGDIAAAIGLKNTTTGDSLTDPDHPLHLESMEFPDPVIQVAVEPKSKADQDKMDVALQKLAEEDPSFHAETNPETGETIIAGMGELHLDIIVDRMRREFNVEATIGAPQVSYREAFTKSVQAQGKFVRQSGGKGQYGDVWIEFTPNEEGKGFEFEDAIVGGVVPREYIPSVEQGLKEALNNGVLAGYPLVDLKAKLYDGSYHDVDSSEAAFKVAASIALREAAKKAAPVILEPIMKVEVRVPEEYMGDIMGQITARRGRVEGMEAVAGSEEIHAFVPLSEMFGYATTLRSASQGRGTFTMTFDHYEAVPKSIQEDIIKKNGGNASSED, encoded by the coding sequence ATGGCTAACAAACGAGAATTTCCGCTAGAAAAAACTCGTAACATCGGTATCATGGCGCATATCGATGCTGGTAAAACAACTACTACTGAACGTATCTTGTACTATACCGGTAAGATTCACAAAATTGGTGAAACCCATGATGGTGCTTCACAAATGGACTGGATGGACCAAGAACAAGAACGTGGTATTACTATCACTTCAGCTGCTACAACAGCTGCTTGGAAAAACCACCGTATTAACATTATTGATACCCCAGGACACGTGGACTTCACTATTGAAGTTGAACGTTCACTCCGTGTTCTTGATGGTGCCGTAGCTGTTCTTGATGCACAAGCCGGTGTTGAACCTCAAACAGAAACTGTTTGGCGTCAAGCATCTGACTATGATGTTCCAAGAATCGTATTTGCAAACAAGATGGATAAGTTGGGTGCAGACTTCGACTTCTCTGTTCAATCACTACGTGACCGTTTGCAAGCTAATGCATTGGCTATTCAAATGCCAATTGGTGCCGAAGACGACTTCGAAGGTGTTATTGACCTTGTTGAAATGAAGGCTGATATCTACGACGAAGACGAATTGGGTTCAGAATGGGATACTGTTGATATTCCTGATGAATATAAAGAAGAAGCTGAAAAGCGTCGTGGACAAATGCTTGAACAATTAGCTGATATTGATGATGACATCATGGAAAAATACCTTGATGGACAAGAAATCTCAGTTGATGAAATCAAAGCTGCAATCCGTAAAGGTACTTTGAGCTTGGAACTATTCCCAGTACTTGCTGGTTCAGCTTTCAAGAACAAAGGTGTTCAAATGATGCTTGACGCTGTTGTTGATTACTTACCATCACCACTTGATGTTAAGCCATACAGTGCCACTGATCCTTCAACTGACGAACAAGTTGATTTAGTTGCTGGTGACGACAAGCCATTTGCTGCTTTAGCATTTAAGGTTGCTACCGACCCATTTGTTGGTCGTTTGACATTTATTCGTGTATATCAAGGTACTCTTGAATCAGGTTCATATGTTCTTAACGCTACTAAGGATAAACGTGAACGTGTTGGTCGTTTGCTACAAATGCATTCTAACCAACGTCAAGAAATTCCAGAAGTATTCTCAGGTGATATCGCTGCTGCTATCGGTTTGAAGAACACCACTACTGGTGATTCTTTGACTGATCCAGATCATCCACTTCACTTGGAATCAATGGAATTCCCTGACCCAGTTATCCAGGTTGCTGTTGAACCTAAGTCAAAAGCTGATCAAGATAAGATGGATGTTGCTCTTCAAAAGCTTGCTGAAGAAGATCCTTCATTCCATGCTGAAACTAACCCAGAAACTGGTGAAACTATTATCGCCGGAATGGGTGAGTTGCATTTGGACATTATCGTTGATCGTATGAGACGTGAATTTAACGTTGAAGCCACTATTGGTGCTCCACAAGTTTCATACCGTGAAGCCTTCACTAAGTCCGTTCAAGCTCAAGGTAAGTTTGTTCGTCAATCTGGTGGTAAAGGTCAATATGGTGATGTTTGGATTGAATTCACACCTAACGAAGAAGGTAAAGGATTCGAATTCGAAGATGCTATCGTTGGTGGTGTTGTTCCTCGTGAATACATCCCTTCAGTAGAACAAGGTTTGAAGGAAGCATTGAATAACGGTGTTCTTGCCGGTTATCCATTGGTTGACTTGAAAGCCAAGCTTTACGATGGTAGTTATCATGATGTCGATTCTAGTGAAGCCGCATTTAAGGTTGCCGCTTCAATCGCATTGAGAGAAGCTGCTAAGAAGGCTGCTCCAGTTATTCTTGAACCAATCATGAAGGTTGAAGTTCGTGTGCCAGAAGAGTACATGGGTGATATCATGGGTCAAATCACTGCCCGTCGTGGTCGTGTTGAAGGTATGGAAGCAGTTGCTGGCTCTGAAGAAATTCACGCCTTCGTTCCACTTTCAGAAATGTTCGGTTACGCAACTACTTTACGTTCTGCATCACAAGGTCGTGGTACTTTCACTATGACATTTGATCACTACGAAGCAGTTCCAAAGAGCATTCAAGAAGATATTATCAAGAAGAATGGCGGAAACGCTTCTTCAGAAGACTAA
- the rpsG gene encoding 30S ribosomal protein S7: MPRKGNVQKREVLPDPMYNSKLVTRLINRMMLDGKRGTSAKILYAAFDLIKEETGNEPVEVFEEAMKNVMPVLEVKARRVGGSNYQVPIEVRPDRRTTLGLRWIVSYARLRGEHTMTERLAREIMDAANNTGAAVKKREDTHKMAEANRAFAHYRW, encoded by the coding sequence ATGCCTAGAAAAGGAAATGTTCAAAAGAGAGAAGTACTACCAGATCCAATGTACAACTCTAAATTGGTTACTCGCTTGATTAACCGTATGATGCTTGACGGTAAGCGAGGAACTTCAGCAAAAATTTTATATGCTGCATTCGATTTAATTAAAGAAGAAACTGGTAATGAACCAGTTGAAGTGTTTGAAGAAGCTATGAAGAACGTAATGCCTGTACTTGAAGTTAAGGCTCGTCGTGTTGGTGGATCAAACTACCAAGTTCCAATCGAAGTTCGCCCAGATCGTCGTACTACTTTGGGTCTTCGTTGGATTGTTAGCTACGCACGTTTACGTGGTGAACATACTATGACTGAACGTCTTGCACGTGAAATCATGGATGCTGCTAACAATACTGGTGCAGCTGTTAAGAAGCGTGAAGACACTCACAAGATGGCTGAAGCCAACCGTGCCTTCGCTCATTACCGTTGGTAA